Part of the Chitinophaga parva genome is shown below.
GGTTTTGATGATCAGGTAATGGTCTCTTCCCTGCCGGACCGTGGTGGTGAACGCTCGCAGGCAGGGCTGCCAGGTGGATGGCATACTGCAATGATACGGAAATATTATTAGTCTACAAATACAATAGACTAATAAGCAAGGACAAAAAAATGCCGCTCCTGCGGGACCGGCATTTTTCAGAAAACAATTATGGAAGGCTGTCGCCTCAACTGGCGGCAGCAGTGAGCAATTTCTCCCCGGCAAACTGTTTTTCCAGCCTTTTCATCTGGCGGATGTGGCGTTCAATGTGTTTGGTCAGGAAATAGATATATTGATAGATGTCCAGTTTACCCAGTTTATTTACAGACATGTTCGTGTACACCAGGCGGCCTTCCCCGTTTTTGAGGAGGGACAGGTTATACATGCACTGCGCATACTGCTGCTTCAGCAGGTTACGCACGTCGTCCATGTTCTTTTGCCCGGTAGGCTCCATGTGTTCCGGGCGGATCCAGCCGCCATTGGCCTTACCCAGGGCGTCTATCTCCTCAAATTTGTGATCATAATCGGAAGAGATGATCACGTTGTGGCCCGCACGCTTGCGGTCCAGCGCACGGCGGGTACTCTTGTTAATAATGAGCAGGAGAAAGTAATTGGTCAAACTGATATGTTCCAGTACCTCACGCACACTCCACTGGTCCTTGGCCGGTTTGTAAGCCACCAAGTCCGCTTCCTTATCGAACCAGTTGTCCAATTCCTTAAAGTTGTTCTGCAATGCCTCTCTTACTGCCTGAATTACGTTTCTCATGATGTATCGGTTTTGTGCTTTGCACTTCCGGGACTTTGAAAGCGCTCGGCTATATGTGAATGGTGAATATTAGCCTTGCTATTGAATGCTTCGATGCTGGTATTTGTTACCAAGGGAATGTTAAAAGTGCCTGCACCGGTACAACAGGAAGCCGGGGCGGTTTGTTCCGACAAACCAGATTGGTAATTATTTATTATTGACAGCCGGCCAGGCCGGGTGTTTGTTTTCGTAGTGGGTGTAAGGGTCAATAAAAAACCCGGCCATCTTTGGTCCGGGTAGCTATACTGGCAGAGGCTCTCACCTCCTTATCCTGGTATGCATACCCATCCCGGCGCCGCTGCATTGGCAAACGACTTCTTTTGCATAATTCGTACCTGTTTTCCTAACAGGGTGGAACAATGCCAGTTTGTGCTCTTTCGTTGATTAAAATTTGCTTGTTTGTTCATTACAAATCTTAAAAAGCAAAAAGTCCCATCACGTTTCAGTGCGGGACCTTAGTTTATAACTGCTTGTAACTTTTTTCTTGTTAACAACCGGTTTCACCAGCCCGCAAACCCGTACAGACCTGCTTTTGACAGGCATGCGCGTTTATCTTTATCATGTGTTTGCGTAATGTAATCATTGCGTTTTTCAACTGTAACAAATGTACTTTAATTTTCGGTATTTTCAATTTGAATTGAAAGTTTTTTCTGAAAAATTTTCCAGCTTTCACATGTATCCCGCTAAATAATTGCCGCCACTTTTGCAATTTATCACCCGCGCCGCTTACCCCGCTTTTTTAATCAATCAGTTATACAAGATTAATGCATTACATGGATGAAGCCTTGTCTAAAAACGGGGGATGATTGCATAAATCATGCATCACAAAAAATTAATGCCGGTTTAATGCCTGGCACGGCAAATCCCTAATCAAACAACGACAACTGCGCCTGCGGCCGTTTGAAAATACTGGTGTTGAAATCAAACCGCTCCATATTAAGCCCCAGCCGCTTGGTATGGATCTTAAACTGCTGGTTGATCATCGCCGCCACATTTCCCTCTCCCCGCATGCGGCGGCCAAATTCACTGTCATTCACCGTACCGCCATGGCAGCTTTCTATAAGATGCCACACCTTGTCCGCCCGGTCGGGGAAGTTTTTAAACAGCCAGTCCTTGAAAATGATCTTCACCGCATCATTGAGGCGCACAATAGTGTAGCCGGCCCATTTGGCGCCCGCATTGGCAGCGGCTTCCAGCAGCTTGGGCATCTCGTGCTCGTTAAGGCCGGGGATCAGGGGGGCCGTCATTACCCCCACGGGGATGCCCAGCTCCGACAGCTCTTTTACCACCTTGAGGCGCTGCAGGCCGGTAGCCGTGCGGGGCTCCATCTTCAGGCGCAGGTCTTCGTTAAGGGTGGTCACTGACATATAAACCACCACCAGGTTATCCTTGGCCAGCTGTTGCAAAATATATTTATCGCGCAGCACCAGGGAATTCTTGGTGATGATGCCCACCGGCTGTTTGTATTCCAGCGCCACTTCCAACAACTGGCGCGTTACAAACAGCTTGCGTTCCTGGGGTTGATAACAGTCCGTATTACCGGAAAGGCTCAGGGGCTTCACCTGCCAGTTCTTGTTATCCAGGAACTTGCGCAGCAACTCCGGCGCATTTTGCTTCACCACGATCTTCCGCTCAAAATCCAACCCTGCACTCATACCCCAGTATTGGTGGGAGTTCCGGGCATAACAATAAATACAACCATGCTCGCAGCCCTGGTACGGGTTCATAGAATACCACATGCCTACATCCGGGCTCTCCACTTTATTGACAAGGGTCTTCGCATGTTCCTGCAGCACCTGGGTTGGTACGTCGGCCTGCCACCACTCGTCTATGCCTTCCGGGTGTTCCTGCGCATACTCGCCCGTCAGGAACTTGTTCTTTGGGTTCAGCTGCGCCCCCCTGCCTTTATAATAGGCCTCCTCCTGCAATCCAGTATCAAACGGCAAGGTCATTACTAATTGTTTTAGTAAAAATACTAATTTATTTAGTCTGTACAAGTTTATTTTTCGCACAAAAAAGCCGCCCCTTCCGGAGCGGCTTTCCATGGGAAAAAATGCCTTAAATAATTTCCATTTGCTGCATCAGGAACGTAGCATTTTTATTCCGGGCAATGCCGGGCCGGATCCGGTAATCGAAATGCAGGCCCGCCTCATTGATGGTGCTTTCAAAGCAATAATTCTTCACCTGCTCGGGATAGGTATTCTCCAACTGGCCCAGCTCCAGGTCATGCGTGGCGATCATGCCCAGGCAGTTATACCGCAGGAACTTCTCCACCAGTTTGCGGGAGCCGGATAATTTATCTTCTGAATTAGTGCCTTTCAGAATTTCATCCAGGATGATGAACACGCGCTGCCCCCGCTGCAGCGCCGTAACAATCTGCTGGAGGCGCTGTAATTCTGCCTGGAAATAAGATGTGTGCTTGGCAATGGAATCCTTAATGCGCATGCTGGTCATCACCTGCATAGGCGCAAAAATAAAGGTGGTGGCCCCTACCGGCGCCCCGCACATGGCCAGCACCAGGTTAGTGCCTACGCTGCGCAGGAAGGTGCTCTTGCCACTCATGTTAGATCCGGTAATAATGAGGAACTGGGTTTCACCGGTAAGCGTGCAGTCGTTTTTCACGCACTGTTCCGGCGGGATCAGCGGGTGGCAAAGGCCCGCAGCCACAATACCTTCTTCCTGCTCATCCACCACCGGGTAGGCATAAGCGGGATGGTTGTAGGCAAAGGTGGCCAGGCTGTTCCACGCTTCCAGTTCTGCGATCACGGCCAGCCATTCGTGCACCTGTCCCTGGTAACGCGTTTTCCAGCGCTCCACCGCAAAGGCGCAATGCAGGTCATATAAACAAAGCGGCTGTAAAAAAAGCAGCACCAGCAGGTTGGCCCGCTGGTCCAGCGCATTGCTGATCCGGGCCAGCTTGCGCAGGGCATCATCTGCTTCTTTCACCTGCTCCTGCAGTTTTTGCAGGCCACGGGCGGTAAACTGTTCCTTATTTATCAATGCCAGTATTGCGGCAAACCGGTACAGCGTTTTTTCCTGGCTGGATAAATGCCGGTGTTGTTCCGTCACTTTTGCCGTAACGGTGCTCAATATCACGGCATTGACCAGGATCATTACGCCCACCGGGTACATGCTCTGGTTGCGGATGCTGATCACCGCCGCTATCAGCGTGAGCGCCAGGCTAATGTAACGCAGTATGTTCAGTCCTTTGCTGTGCAGGAACCGCACCGGCATACCAAACCAGGTTTCCAACCGGTGCCGGTCATTGGGCTGTTCGTCTGTAAGGCTGGCCTGGGCAGCTATGTGCTGGCGAAATTCCAACCTGGCCGCCAGGTCTTTCACTACCTCCTGGGTGGCCTGTATGGAGGCAGCGTGTTGCAGGGGATGCTTCAGCAGGTTGGCCAGCCTTTCCCGGCCGGAAAGCGTGCCGGCGCGGTTCATGTGATGATAAAGGGATGCAGGGCCAAATATATCCAGGTCACCGGCGAAGGCATGTCCTTCATCCACAAAACGCTGCCCGTCATCAAAGGTGGAAACATGCACGGTGGCCAGCTGATGCTCTTTTTCATTCAGCTGCAACAAGGCTTTCAGCAGGGCCTCCTGGCGGGAGGCCCGTTGATAACGCCGGAGGATAAACGCAAATACCACTAATGCCGCCAGTATGCCCAGCGGCGCCATCGCCCAGGGATCACGGTCTATACATTTCCAGGCAAAGGTGGCTGCCGCCAGGAAAGCCAGCAGGCGGGCAAATGACAGCCATTTTAGGTGCAGGGCAGTGGCCCGGAGTTGTGCCTGCAGTGTTTTGATCTTATCTGCGTATATCTCGGTTGGTTGCATGTTTAGTAGTACATGGATGAAAGGAGGGGGATCAATCGTCGTCGTCTTCTTTGGTTTGCCAGTGGATAAATGCACTGCGGCGGGGGCTGGGCATCACGGCATCCTCGCCATGAATGGCCTTCCATATCACTTCATTCAGTTCCAGGTCCGGCACCTTATCTTCTTCTGCCAGGTCAAAGGCGGCAGAGCGGCGGGCGCTTTCATTCCAGGCGGTGTTACGTTCGTTTATATCCACCTGTGCAGGGCGCAGCACGTAGGGCGTAAAGTCTGCCTCCGGCGTAAAACACGTCCACAGCGGCACTGCAGCCGCATCGTACTGGCTCATAGGCGGCAGGCCAAGGATCAGCTCCATGGTACGCAGGATGGCGCTGGTGGTGTACATACCATGGTCCACCGTATTTCTTTTCACAAACGGCCCTACCACATAAGCAGGTGAGCGGTGCGCATCCACGTGGTCCGATCCGTTTTGCGCATCGTCTTCCAGGATAAACACCACACTTTCTTTCCAAACAGGGCTGTGGGATAAATGTTCAATCAGTTTGCCTACCGCCAGGTCATTGTCGGCCACGGCTGCGTAGGGTGAGTAAGCTCCTTTATGCATACCGCTGGTATGGTCATTGCCCAGGCGGACGGTGGAAAAATGCGGCAGCGCGTTAATAGCCACCAGTGAATCAAAATCACGTTCCCAGATCGCTTCCCGCGTTATGTCCTGGATTGACAGGTCAAAGGGTGGAAAATCCGGACAGAAGTGATCTTTCAGGGATTTAAGCTGGGGCTTGCCGCCGCCAATGAACTCACCGTAGCTGCGGTAGCTCACGCCGGCGCGCTGGCAGTAATCCCAGATGAATCCCTTCCTGGGATAGGCCACGGGGCGGCTGCCTTCATAATCATACGTACCCCCACGGCCTCCATAATAGGTGGGCCAGGTCTTTTCCACGTAGTCCGTACCATAAGCGGCCATGCTCCAGTTATGCCCGTCTGCGCTTACTTCCGCATCTACATAAAAATTATCCAG
Proteins encoded:
- a CDS encoding DinB family protein, coding for MRNVIQAVREALQNNFKELDNWFDKEADLVAYKPAKDQWSVREVLEHISLTNYFLLLIINKSTRRALDRKRAGHNVIISSDYDHKFEEIDALGKANGGWIRPEHMEPTGQKNMDDVRNLLKQQYAQCMYNLSLLKNGEGRLVYTNMSVNKLGKLDIYQYIYFLTKHIERHIRQMKRLEKQFAGEKLLTAAAS
- a CDS encoding PA0069 family radical SAM protein; translation: MTLPFDTGLQEEAYYKGRGAQLNPKNKFLTGEYAQEHPEGIDEWWQADVPTQVLQEHAKTLVNKVESPDVGMWYSMNPYQGCEHGCIYCYARNSHQYWGMSAGLDFERKIVVKQNAPELLRKFLDNKNWQVKPLSLSGNTDCYQPQERKLFVTRQLLEVALEYKQPVGIITKNSLVLRDKYILQQLAKDNLVVVYMSVTTLNEDLRLKMEPRTATGLQRLKVVKELSELGIPVGVMTAPLIPGLNEHEMPKLLEAAANAGAKWAGYTIVRLNDAVKIIFKDWLFKNFPDRADKVWHLIESCHGGTVNDSEFGRRMRGEGNVAAMINQQFKIHTKRLGLNMERFDFNTSIFKRPQAQLSLFD
- a CDS encoding MutS-related protein, which translates into the protein MQPTEIYADKIKTLQAQLRATALHLKWLSFARLLAFLAAATFAWKCIDRDPWAMAPLGILAALVVFAFILRRYQRASRQEALLKALLQLNEKEHQLATVHVSTFDDGQRFVDEGHAFAGDLDIFGPASLYHHMNRAGTLSGRERLANLLKHPLQHAASIQATQEVVKDLAARLEFRQHIAAQASLTDEQPNDRHRLETWFGMPVRFLHSKGLNILRYISLALTLIAAVISIRNQSMYPVGVMILVNAVILSTVTAKVTEQHRHLSSQEKTLYRFAAILALINKEQFTARGLQKLQEQVKEADDALRKLARISNALDQRANLLVLLFLQPLCLYDLHCAFAVERWKTRYQGQVHEWLAVIAELEAWNSLATFAYNHPAYAYPVVDEQEEGIVAAGLCHPLIPPEQCVKNDCTLTGETQFLIITGSNMSGKSTFLRSVGTNLVLAMCGAPVGATTFIFAPMQVMTSMRIKDSIAKHTSYFQAELQRLQQIVTALQRGQRVFIILDEILKGTNSEDKLSGSRKLVEKFLRYNCLGMIATHDLELGQLENTYPEQVKNYCFESTINEAGLHFDYRIRPGIARNKNATFLMQQMEII